In Mytilus trossulus isolate FHL-02 chromosome 14, PNRI_Mtr1.1.1.hap1, whole genome shotgun sequence, a genomic segment contains:
- the LOC134696083 gene encoding alcohol dehydrogenase class-3-like, with translation MDDTVGKSITCKAAVAWEAGKPLSIETIEVAPPKAKEVRVKVLYSGVCHSDLSILNGSVRGRFPIILGHEGSGIVESVGEGVTDFQTGDHVIPLYLPQCNACRSCKSGKTNICEEFLGKTHAFGLLTDGTPRFTCNEKPVYHFMACSAFSQYVVLPHMSVCKIDNTAPLEKVCLLGCGIATGYGAALNTAKVEAGSTCAVWGLGPIGLSAVMGCKKAGASRIIGVDINPEKFELGKKFGLTEGINPKDHDKPIQEVLMGMTDGGVDYTFECIGNVNAMRAAFDSCHKGWGKTIVLGIAPTAEEFSTNPIAFTLGKHILGSIYGEWKGKDDVPKLIEGYNKKEILLDEFITHTMALEKINEAFDLMREGKSLRTVINLWPDTDSGKSEL, from the exons ATGGACGATACAGTTGGAAAG tCAATAACATGTAAAGCTGCTGTTGCTTGGGAAGCTGGCAAACCTCTTTCCATAGAAACCATCGAGGTGGCGCCACCTAAAGCTAAAGAAGTTAGAGTAAAG GTTCTATATTCAGGAGTATGTCACAGTGACCTTAGTATACTGAATGGGTCTGTAAGGGGGAGGTTCCCTATCATTCTTGGACATGAAGGATCAGGGATAGTGGAAAGTGTAGGCGAAGGTGTAACAGACTTTCAAACAG GAGATCACGTGATACCTCTATATTTGCCGCAGTGTAATGCATGCAGAAGTTGTAAGAGTGGAAAGACAAACATATGTGAAGAATTTCTAGG AAAAACCCATGCATTTGGATTGTTGACTGATGGTACCCCTCGCTTCACTTGTAACGAGAAACCAGTGTATCACTTTATGGCTTGTAGTGctttcagtcagtatgtagtGCTGCCGCATATGTCTGTGTGTAAG ATTGACAACACTGCCCCTTTGGAAAAAGTGTGTTTGCTTGGATGTGGAATAGCAACAGGTTATGGTGCCGCACTTAACACTGCTAAG GTAGAGGCAGGTTCAACGTGTGCAGTATGGGGACTCGGACCAATTGGTTTGTCTGCAGTAATGGGATGCAAGAAGGCGGGAGCTTCGCGCATAATAGGAGTTGATATCAACCCAGAAAAGTTCGAATTAG gTAAAAAGTTTGGTTTGACAGAAGGAATAAATCCCAAGGATCATGATAAACCAATACAAGAAGTTTTGATGGGGATGACAGACGGTGGTGTCGACTATACATTCGAATGTATTGGTAACGTTAATGCTATG agagCAGCTTTTGATTCATGCCATAAAGGATGGGGTAAAACTATTGTACTAGGAATTGCTCCCACGGCGGAGGAATTCTCCACCAATCCTATTGCATTTACATTGGGAAAACACATACTGGGATCAATTTATGGAG AATGGAAAGGAAAGGATGATGTACCTAAGTTAATAGAAGGATACAATAAGAAAGAAATACTTCTAGATGAATTCATTACACACACAATGGCACTGGAGAAAATAAATGAGGCGTTTGACCTCATGCGTGAAGGAAAAAG TCTTCGAACGGTTATAAATCTGTGGCCAGATACCGACAGTGGAAAAAGTGAACTGTGA